GGCAAAGGTGAGCCGCCGGGAGACACTCAGCGCCCGGGTTATGCGGAGCTGTTTTGTCAGACTAACTTCTCGTTCTTACAGGGGGCATCCCGGCCAGAAGAGCTGGTGCGACAGGCCGATTTCCTCGCTTACACTGCATTGGCGATCACCGATGAGTGCTCGCTGGCAGGCGTGGTCCGGGCACATACGCTGATTAAAAACCAACAGCTGGACTTACAACTGATAGTGGGCAGCCTGATGCGCTTTGAAGCCCTTGAAGTGGTGCTACTTTGCCCGGATAAAGCCGCCTACAGTGAGTTATGCCGGGTGATCACCAATGCCCGGCGGCGGGCTGAAAAAGGCCACTATCAATTAGCCGAATGGGATTTACTTTCATTGCGCCACTGCCTGCTCATTTGGTTACCGCAAGGCTGCGAGCAGGATGCGCACTGGGGTGCCTGGCTGATGCGCCATCATCAGGGCCGCAGCTGGGTTGGCATTCAGCGTCATCTGGTAAATCAGGAGCAGCGTTTTATCGCCCACTGCGAAGCACTGGCTGCCCGTTATCAGTTGCCTGTTACTGCTTGTGGCGGGGTGCTAATGCATCACAGTGAACGGCTCAGGTTACAACATACACTGACGGCCATTCGCCTTAATCAGCCGATTGAGCAGGTGAAAGGGGCGCTGCTGGTAAACGCTGAGCGGGCCCTGCGCAGCCGCGATAAGCTTGGCAAGTTGTTTAAGGCCCCCTGGCTGGCAGAGTCTTTACGTATTGCCAGGCGCTGCACATTTGATCTCGACTCACTGCGTTATCAGTATCCGGCAGAGCTGGTTCCTGAGGGGAAAACCGCGATGCAGCATTTGCGCGCTCTGGTACAGGCCGGTCAGCAGCGGCGCTTTCCTCAGGGGGTACCTGCTGAAATTGCCCAGATAATAGATAAAGAGCTGGCATTGATTGAGGAGTTAGACTATCCCTACTTTTTCCTCACCATTCATGATCTGGTGTGCTTTGCTCGCAGTAAAGGCATTTTGTATCAGGGACGTGGCTCGGCGGCTAATTCAGTGGTGTGTTACTGTCTGGAAATTACGGCAGTAGATCCTTGCCAGGTGTCGGTATTGTTCGAGCGCTTTATCAGTAAGGAGCGTAATGAGCCACCGGACATAGATGTCGATTTTGAACACGAAAGACGCGAAGAAGTGATCCAGTACATCTATCACAAATATGGTCGTAAGCGTGCCGCACTGGCTGCAACGGTGATCAGCTATCGTTTTAAAAGTGCGCTCAGGGATGTGGGCAAGGCGCTGGGCATTGAGGCCACTCAGCTGGATTACTTTATTCGCAACGTGAATCGCCGCGACCGGGGGCAAAACTGGCAAACTCAACTGGCAGAGCTGGGCTTGCAGAGCGAGTCGCACAAAGGACAGCAGCTTATTTCCCTGGTTGAAGAAATCATGGGCTTTCCCCGCCATCTTTCTCAGCATGTGGGCGGCTTTGTGATCTCGGCAGGCCCGTTGCATGATCTGGTCCCCGTCGAAAATGCCGCGATGGCGGAGCGTACGGTGATCCAGTGGGATAAGGACGACCTGGAAAGCCTCAGGCTACTCAAAGTGGATGTCCTGGCACTGGGGATGCTCAGCGCTATCCGCAAAACATTTGCGCTGATTGCCCGGCACACATCAAGACAGCTGGACCTGGCCGAGTTAACCCGCATGGGTGATGACCCTCAGGTATACAAAATGCTTCAGCGCGCAGATACCGTCGGCGTGTTTCAAATTGAATCGCGGGCACAAATGAGCATGTTACCGCGGCTAAAACCGGCCTGTTATTACGATTTGGTGATCCAGATAGCCATTGTCAGGCCCGGGCCCATTCAGGGGGATATGGTGCACCCCTTTTTAAAACGCCGTAATGGTGAGGAAGCCATTACTTATCCTTCCGAGGAGGTCAAGTCGGTCTTGTCGCGCACTATGGGCGTGCCTATTTTTCAGGAGCAGGTGATCAAACTGGCGATGGTCGCGGCTGGTTTTTCCGGTGGAGAGGCAGATCAGCTGCGCCGGGCAATGGCGTCGTGGAAAAAAAGCGGCGAGCTGATGCAGTTTAAAGAAAAGCTGATCAATGGTATGCAACAGCGCGGTTATGAAGTGAGTTTTGCTGAGCGTATTTTTGAGCAGATCTGTGGCTTTGGCGAATATGGATTCCCGGAAAGTCATTCAGCCTCTTTTGCTGTGCTGGCTTATGCATCAGCCTGGCTAAAATACTACTATCCGGCGATGTTTTATACCGCCTTGCTTAATAGCCTGCCAATGGGGTTTTACAGCGCCTCTCAACTGATCCAGGACGCCAGGCGCCATCAGATAGAGGTGCTGCCGGTGTGTGTTAATGCCTCTGAGTACGACCATCATATTTGTCAGCAGCAGGGTAAGTTTGCAATTCGCCTGGGCCTGCGCCTGGTTAAAGGGCTACAGCGTCACAGTGCAGAGCAGCTACTGGCTGCCCGGCCAGACACTGGTTTTTCTGATATGTCAGCGTTACAGCGTCTCGGACTGCCTGCTAATACATTGGAAAGCCTGGCATCGGCCAATGCGCTTAAAACGTTGCAGGGCGATCGCTACGCCGCGCGCTGGGCGCTGATGGATAAGGAACACACTTTGCCTTTGTTTGCCGGGCACTCAGTTGCAGAGCCGGCATCTTGTGTGTTCCAGCCGGATGACATGGACGACCTGGTAGAAGACTATGCTGCGCTGGGCCTCACATTGGGTCAGCACCCAGTCACCTTGCTCGACAAGGCCGGTAAACTGGGGCGTTTTACGCGTATGGCGCAGCTCAGTGCCTGTCGACATAAATCTCTGGTGACGGTTGTGGGCATTGTAACTGGCAAGCAGGCACCCGGAACCGCAGGTGGCGTGACCTTTTTTACGCTTGAAGATGATACGGGTAATATCAATGTGGTGGTATGGGCAGGAACGGCACGGGTACAAAAACAGGCTTACCTCAGTGCCAAACTACTGGAAGTAAAAGGGGTTGTTGAAAAAGAGGGGGAGGTGATCCATGTTATTGCTGGTCGGTTGATTGACCGCAGCGAGATACTGGGCACGCTACACAGCAAGTCACGAGATTTTCATTGAGGCAAAAAGTGAGTCAAAGCAGCGTGGAAATCAGGCACAGCAAGGGCGCTGTGCCTGACTATAGAATAGGCTAAGATCTGAGCCTGAACTTGCGCACTAGCTGAGCCAGCTGCTCAGCCTGTTTATTCAGCTCCTGTGCTGACAACGCGGCAACCTGGGTATCCTGTAAGGAACTCTGGCTGGATTGCTCTATTTTAGAGATGTCCTGCGCCATTTCACCGGCAACCACTGATTGTTCCTCAGTTGCTGTGGCAATCGACTGGATCATGGCGGCAATTTCTGACGCACCGCGTACAATATCATCCAGCTGGGCACCTGCAGCTTCTGCCATAGAAACGCTCTGATCAACCTGAGACACGCTGTTTTGCATTGAACTGACGGCATGTTCGGTCTGAGACTGGATTGACTGCACCGTAGAGACCACTTCCTCAGTGGCTTTTGAGGTGCGTTCCGCCAGCGTTCTGACTTCATCGGCAACCACCGCAAAACCACGCCCCTGTTCACCAGCTCGGGCAGCTTCAATAGCAGCGTTTAATGCAAGCAGGTTAGTTTGCTCAGCAATGCTGCCAATCACGCCAATCACATTACCGATTTGGCTACTCAGCTCACCCAGGTGGGTCACGTTTTCAGCGGTTTTTTGTACGTTCTGCGAAGCGGTTTTGATCTTACTAACGGTCTGCCCAACGGTATCTCCACCTCCGGACGCCAGTATACGTGCTTGATCGGCATGGCTGGCTGCAACCTGACTTTGCGACGCCACTTCAGAAACTGTGGCGCTCATCTCCTCAATGGCCGTGGCAACCTGAGTTGACTGGTCGGCCGACGAGCGGCTGCGCGAGGCGATTTGATCATTGGCCTCGGCAATGTCGTGGCTTGAAGTGCGAACATCATCCACCACCTTTGCAATGGCGTGCAGCAACTCGTTCAAAGAGCGGGCCATTTTATTGGTGGCCTCGGCCAGCCCGTCAATCTCGTCCTGTCCCTTATGGGCAATGTCTTTGTCCGAGATATCTCCGGCACTGATCCGCTCTGCGACGCCAAGCACCTGATTAAGCCGCAACACAATTGAACTACTGATCAGGTAGGCAATAACCATACCCAGTACGGCAGCAATCAGAGTGATCACTATGATCACAATCGAGATGGCGCTCAGACCCTCTACGAGTAAGGCAAGGGCGCTAGAGGCATCGTCAATTTCTTCCTGGGCAGAGACATCCAGGATCTTCGCCACATCCTGAATATGCTTTTTGTTCAGCTCATTGAGCGTGCTCGTTGCTTGCTTGTAAGCCTGAGGGTCATAACTTTTGAATACCGTTGCCGCTTCATCCTGGATGGTTTTGTACATCCGCTTTATCGTCGCAATATCCTGCAATTCATTGGGCTTTTGCTCCAGTGGAATAAGCAAATTTAAATATTCCTCAAAGCTGGCAGCATCATCGTTAAAGTCGGCTTCGGCATTGGCGTTACCCGTGGTGTGAGAGGTAATTGCAGCCATCATATCGCCGGCTTCATCAACCAGCTCCAGATAATAGCGCACACCCGGCAGGTTATCGTTAAGCGACTCCTGTAAATCCGTCGATTGCATAGCATCGTTAAATTCCTGCTCTTTGAGCTTATCGAGCAGGGCTTCTAATTGTTCTCCGGTGGTCGACTCCAGGCGGTCAACCCGGGTTTTTATGCGCTGATAAGCATCGGGATCATAGCGCCCAAACACATCCTGATTTACCCGCTGGTGGTATGTGGTAATGCTCTTGAGGATATGGGCCATTTTTTCCCGGTCGGCCTGTTTGGCAGACTCATAGCGGTACAATTCAGTATGTACTTCTTTGAACTTTCGAAAGACCTCATTGAATACGGATTTTTTGCTGGTATCGCCATTCATATACTCGAGCGCGGCACTTTTGAGCTGATGCTCGGTGTCCAGTAACCGGCTGTAAAGGATCATGCCGGGTAAGTCGTCCCCAGTGACTTCCTGTGCCCGAGCAGTTTCTGTTGAGACCTTAAACCAAACCAAAGTACTGGACATCACCATCAGTACAATTAAAACACCGAAGGCTGAGTAGAGCTTATTACTGAGTTTCATAGGATCACCAAGTTTGAAAGAGGCGTCATCCATGGCGTACTTTTCATTGTGTTATCGTTCATAATTAAAGTCGTTAAATGCTAAAAGGGGCAAATTTTATCTTGTGTATAGCGAAAAATTGGCACTAGCACGATAGTTATCCAGGCTTGATGTACGTACCTCTAGATCGTTCCAAATATTCAGTTAACGTGTAGCATCCGATTACTCTGGCTTACTCTAGTAAGATATGCGTTTAGGTAATACTGAGGTTTCGGGTAAGTGCATAGAAGAGTCTGGATTAACTTATGCCTATGTTTTTGTGAGTATATCTTTTTGAGTTATGAGATATTTAATTTGAGGAATTAAATATTTCATGTCGAGGCTGGTTGTCGATAGATTTTTTATAATATGGGCTGTCTTTTTCGGCACAGTCAGGCATGGCTGCTTAGCTACAGAACCAAGCAGGCCCAGCAGCTGGCTTTACTTCAAATTTATAGATAATTTGACGGTGGCCATCACAGTGGATGCGCTTTCCTGTCGAGGTAATCACAGCTCTAAGTGCTGTATTTAAGCACTCGCTCACCGTTTTAGATTTCTATGCAATTTACACTTGTATGATTTTTAGATACTCTTTCCTTCGTTTTTGGACAGTGTCGCTTTTTGCCCTGCGAGCCATGTCCAGCAGACAATTGATGCAAGGAAATGCAATAAAGTATCTGATTTTAAAAACAAAATCTGTGTCCTACCTTATTTGTATCCCTGTTTAGCTACTATCATATTTGATATAGAAGCTTGGTGATATTTGCATGATGGGGTTGTGTGGTTATACGGTGATCCTCATTCAAACACGCTGGACTGACTGCTCCACAGTACCATCAACATACTCGTTACAGCAGAACGAAATTAACTTAAATTGGTGTCAGTTAAACTGACACCGTACTCTCTTTATAAGGAAATGTAATAATGAAACGAACGTCTTATGGGTTAACCGCACTAAGTACATGTGCAGTATTACTGGTATCTACAGCCAATGCCGCTCCCCAACTTGATAGAGCCATTTTTGAATACAATGCGGGTTTACTTATACAGGAGGAGTTTAATCTGTTTGCAGATGGTAATGTTTCTGATCCTGACTATCCTAACAGCACATTGAGAATTCAACTCAATTCGGCAAAGTCCTATGAGCAAATCGGTTTTTACGACCAGATGAACACGACTTATGGTCAGGCCGTTGCTTACAACACGCTGGACAGGCGCTGGCTTAAGTTTAAGGGCAAGCTGTTGTATTTTTCAGGCGAGTCAGATGGCAGCCGTAAAGTAGATGTGATCCGATTTCGGGTGATCAACCCTGCCAACGAAGCGTCCCCGTGGGCGGAGGTAAGGGTGAGCCTGGATCATGCCTTTGATATTGATTATGACGTTTACCCAAGTGATGATACAGCGCAAACATCACGTAATCAGCCCGTAGAAATATTTGTTAAAGCCAACGATGTGGACGTGCCTTATTATTACGGCGTTGAGATATTTAGCCGCCCTCAACATGGCTCAGTATCTGTTAATAGCGACTACTCAGTAACTTACACACCTGCTGCCGGATATACAGGTCAGGACTCGTTCCAATACCGTATTAAGGGCAACAACTTATATGACGTTACCAGCGCTGTTGCTACTGTATCTGTACAAGTAGCACAGTAGGTTGGCCCAGTAGCCAGCGACCGATATTGTCAGTTGCTGGCATTGTTTTGAGTAGCATATACGGCACTATATTGAGCCATAGCAAATGCTTTGATTGCTGGTGCAATGGGAAAATCAGGGCAAAGTAATTTATATGCCATTTGCCTCTCTTTCACGTGTGGCTGCTGATATGTGAGTTGTTGTAACAATGGCTTCATTGTATATGCTATCGGCATTTAAACCCGCAAGTCACACTCAAAATTAAAATAGGGTGTAGCGCCGCCATTGGCTCAACTGGTCAGATGTGTTAGGGTTGGGTGTTATTTCATTCAACAGGTTAAGCGTTATGGCAACACCCTTATTAAAAACCTACAAGAAGTTTAAATGGTTGCCCTTTGGCAACTGGCTATTCAGCAAGGCGGTCTGTAAGCGAGCGCCTTATTTTGGCACCATCAAGCCTAAGATCACTCACCTCAGTGAGGGGCGGATCACGGCGCAAATGCCCAATAGAAAAGCGGTGCACAACCATATTGGTACTGTGCATGCGATTGCGCAGTGTAACCTTGCGGAGTTGTGCGCAGGGGTGGTGACCGATGCCAGTATTCCGTCTAAAACGCATCGCTGGATCCCTAAAGGGATGACGGTGCAGTATCTGAAAAAAGCCGATACCGATTTACGGGCAGAGGCGACGATTTCACTCCCACGCCAGTGGCAGGATAAAGAAGAACTGATAGTGCCGGTTGAGGTGTTCAACAGTGACGGGGTGAAGGTGTTTCATGCCGATGTCACTATGTATGTTTCAGCGAAGAAGTAGTGTGAAAGGCCCTGCTAATGTGGGCCTTTGTTACAGCGAAGTGGTATTAAAAGCTGTAGCGGTATTTGACTTCCGTTTGTGTGTATTCCACACCATTGGTGTATTCCAGCACCACAGCGGAGCGCTGCGTAAAGTCAAAGCGCAGACCGATATTAATAAAAATACCATCGTCATCATCTCTGGAGTTGTCCAGTAACTCATAACCTGCCTGACCATAGGCGCTAATGCGCTGGGAGAAGGCGTGTTCGTACTCACCATAAATACGGCGTGTATCTATTGTTGAGTTGGCATTTTTCGTTGAAACTTCAAACTCGCCAACCTGAGCCCCTACCGCCAGACGACCATTGTCTGTTGTGCGCAGAATGTAGCCCAAATTAAAGGTGGTTTCATCAACGT
The Pseudoalteromonas viridis DNA segment above includes these coding regions:
- a CDS encoding error-prone DNA polymerase: MAVHKSSMFTLPAAHLAAEQSASQGKGEPPGDTQRPGYAELFCQTNFSFLQGASRPEELVRQADFLAYTALAITDECSLAGVVRAHTLIKNQQLDLQLIVGSLMRFEALEVVLLCPDKAAYSELCRVITNARRRAEKGHYQLAEWDLLSLRHCLLIWLPQGCEQDAHWGAWLMRHHQGRSWVGIQRHLVNQEQRFIAHCEALAARYQLPVTACGGVLMHHSERLRLQHTLTAIRLNQPIEQVKGALLVNAERALRSRDKLGKLFKAPWLAESLRIARRCTFDLDSLRYQYPAELVPEGKTAMQHLRALVQAGQQRRFPQGVPAEIAQIIDKELALIEELDYPYFFLTIHDLVCFARSKGILYQGRGSAANSVVCYCLEITAVDPCQVSVLFERFISKERNEPPDIDVDFEHERREEVIQYIYHKYGRKRAALAATVISYRFKSALRDVGKALGIEATQLDYFIRNVNRRDRGQNWQTQLAELGLQSESHKGQQLISLVEEIMGFPRHLSQHVGGFVISAGPLHDLVPVENAAMAERTVIQWDKDDLESLRLLKVDVLALGMLSAIRKTFALIARHTSRQLDLAELTRMGDDPQVYKMLQRADTVGVFQIESRAQMSMLPRLKPACYYDLVIQIAIVRPGPIQGDMVHPFLKRRNGEEAITYPSEEVKSVLSRTMGVPIFQEQVIKLAMVAAGFSGGEADQLRRAMASWKKSGELMQFKEKLINGMQQRGYEVSFAERIFEQICGFGEYGFPESHSASFAVLAYASAWLKYYYPAMFYTALLNSLPMGFYSASQLIQDARRHQIEVLPVCVNASEYDHHICQQQGKFAIRLGLRLVKGLQRHSAEQLLAARPDTGFSDMSALQRLGLPANTLESLASANALKTLQGDRYAARWALMDKEHTLPLFAGHSVAEPASCVFQPDDMDDLVEDYAALGLTLGQHPVTLLDKAGKLGRFTRMAQLSACRHKSLVTVVGIVTGKQAPGTAGGVTFFTLEDDTGNINVVVWAGTARVQKQAYLSAKLLEVKGVVEKEGEVIHVIAGRLIDRSEILGTLHSKSRDFH
- a CDS encoding methyl-accepting chemotaxis protein, translated to MKLSNKLYSAFGVLIVLMVMSSTLVWFKVSTETARAQEVTGDDLPGMILYSRLLDTEHQLKSAALEYMNGDTSKKSVFNEVFRKFKEVHTELYRYESAKQADREKMAHILKSITTYHQRVNQDVFGRYDPDAYQRIKTRVDRLESTTGEQLEALLDKLKEQEFNDAMQSTDLQESLNDNLPGVRYYLELVDEAGDMMAAITSHTTGNANAEADFNDDAASFEEYLNLLIPLEQKPNELQDIATIKRMYKTIQDEAATVFKSYDPQAYKQATSTLNELNKKHIQDVAKILDVSAQEEIDDASSALALLVEGLSAISIVIIVITLIAAVLGMVIAYLISSSIVLRLNQVLGVAERISAGDISDKDIAHKGQDEIDGLAEATNKMARSLNELLHAIAKVVDDVRTSSHDIAEANDQIASRSRSSADQSTQVATAIEEMSATVSEVASQSQVAASHADQARILASGGGDTVGQTVSKIKTASQNVQKTAENVTHLGELSSQIGNVIGVIGSIAEQTNLLALNAAIEAARAGEQGRGFAVVADEVRTLAERTSKATEEVVSTVQSIQSQTEHAVSSMQNSVSQVDQSVSMAEAAGAQLDDIVRGASEIAAMIQSIATATEEQSVVAGEMAQDISKIEQSSQSSLQDTQVAALSAQELNKQAEQLAQLVRKFRLRS
- a CDS encoding Ig-like domain-containing protein, with amino-acid sequence MKRTSYGLTALSTCAVLLVSTANAAPQLDRAIFEYNAGLLIQEEFNLFADGNVSDPDYPNSTLRIQLNSAKSYEQIGFYDQMNTTYGQAVAYNTLDRRWLKFKGKLLYFSGESDGSRKVDVIRFRVINPANEASPWAEVRVSLDHAFDIDYDVYPSDDTAQTSRNQPVEIFVKANDVDVPYYYGVEIFSRPQHGSVSVNSDYSVTYTPAAGYTGQDSFQYRIKGNNLYDVTSAVATVSVQVAQ
- a CDS encoding hotdog fold domain-containing protein — encoded protein: MATPLLKTYKKFKWLPFGNWLFSKAVCKRAPYFGTIKPKITHLSEGRITAQMPNRKAVHNHIGTVHAIAQCNLAELCAGVVTDASIPSKTHRWIPKGMTVQYLKKADTDLRAEATISLPRQWQDKEELIVPVEVFNSDGVKVFHADVTMYVSAKK
- a CDS encoding outer membrane beta-barrel protein, which translates into the protein MNKAVIGLVLATASLGAQAAELSKSYLEIGYGETSLEGTPSSVDPQGFIIAGSYEFANGIFMGLKIDQHSDSLNVLDDLFDDDYDVDETTFNLGYILRTTDNGRLAVGAQVGEFEVSTKNANSTIDTRRIYGEYEHAFSQRISAYGQAGYELLDNSRDDDDGIFINIGLRFDFTQRSAVVLEYTNGVEYTQTEVKYRYSF